The DNA segment CCAGGACCCCAAATCAGATCCTGCAACTTAAttgcctttttgagaagttatgaCACTCAATTTTCTGAGGTTACTAATAAGTTGGATAAGAATCCTATGGCCTACAGCAGCATGTGTCATAAACAGGAATATTAGTGAACTTGCATCAGTTCTACTCTGAAGAGGCAATGACCTTGATATAAGGGTAGGTGTCTCCTGTTTTAATTAGTAGATAAGATGCAAAATTCTATAGTTCAAATTGCAGAGAAGTAAGCAAAAACTTAGCAGACGAACACTTGAAGAACATGTTAGAAGCTGTTTTAAGGCTCACAATACTTTGCAATAGAATCCATGAGAAGAAAGCAAAGTCGCATAATAAAATATATGTCCCAATAGATTATGactaatgactatttagttaaatTTTGAAATGTTTTAGGTGCGGAAGGAAAGTTACAATGCTTGGAGGTGACCTATGGCATGCTGCACTAGTTTCACATGTACACATGACAAGGAGAAAAAAAGAGCAAAGGGTCATGAGCCCCAAAAGAAGGGAGATTCTTGTTTTCCTATTATCACAATCACTCAAAAGTAATATTGGATGGTCATAGAAAGGACAAGTACAGAGATAAGCTTTCTACAGAATTAGTGAAGCTGGAACCAAAAACTGTCAACCCCAACCCAGCGCCACTATCAATGAATAAAATGAACTGTCTATTGCAAAAACACCTTTTCCTCATTCATATTTCCATGGCATTCACCCACTCAAGCTCACCTGTACAGTGGCTTTTCATCAAACCTCAGATCAGCAGGGGCATTTATTGGAGTGGTTTTGCACTGAGTCTATTTCACATGATTTGTATGATTACAAAAGGCTTGCCCATTAAAAGTTTTCTAACCCGGGTGATTAAAAAGCTAGTTGGAAAACTTCGCCTGAAGTCCACCCTAAGCCAATCTCTTAGGTATGTTCGGAGGATGCATTCTGAGTTTGTGTTCATCTGACAGAGAAATGGGTTTTGCTGATAGCCTAGTTCAGATTGTCAGATAAATCTATGAATATGTCTCTGTTCCAGACCTtccaacccacaaactatgatgtTTCACCATCGAGCTCATTTCATTGAATCTATAAGTACCTTATAACAAGCAATTCAAGAAATCTAAAAGATAGCCTCTGCTAGATAATCTCAGAGCAGAACAGTAACTCATAAAAGTTGACAGGTTTTTGATTAATCATCTACTTGATGGATTACGACTTAGCAGTAGATCAAATCACTGATTAAAGCATGATCCAAAAGCCATAAGGAAGCTCACCCCACGGAAAACAGCAACACCTCCGCTTTGAAGCTCCCCTACGTCTGGGCCAAGCACATCCAGCGGCTCATCCTTGGGATTTGCAGACGTCAGAGGCGGCTCTGCCAGCTTGCTTGTGGCATCATCGTCTTCCTCGTTCAGCTGCAGCATGCGGCGGATGTACGAGGACAGATCCGAAGGCCCGCGGCTATTCCCCTTCTCATGGCCAAAGGTAGAACAAATTTAGACTCAGCATCACAACGACATGAATCCAAAGaagcaaaaaggggaaagaggggGGGAGAGGAGGGAGGTTGCGGACGGGCAAGGAGGAGGCCGCGGAGGCGGCAGGGGAGGGCTCGCCGAGTTCGGCCTTCCACTCGCGGAGCAGCTGGTGGAGCTGTTCCTCGAGGACGGCGGCATCGGCGGAACGGCCCTCCTTGTGGGCCGACTGGACGTCCGCGAACATCCCCTGGAGGTCATTCACCCGGTTCTTGGCCTTCTCCCTCAACGCCCACCGCCGGTGGTGGTGATGCAGGACCGCGCCGCCGACGCCGCCGCTCCTCTTCCGCATCCCTTCCGACCGGTAGAAGTGGCGAATTCTTCGGGCCGAGATCGTCGAAAGCGAGGTTTTTTTTTTTCGGGAGAAATCTAAtttatcttcttcctcttcttattccgccaacacaagaagaagacgacgaagaCTGAGGTGGTTGGATTCGTTGGACGGAGTCCACCACGTACAAGGCGGCCACTGATGGATTGATATATAACGGGAaggagggagagagggagggaggaaggaaggaatcTGGAAAAAGCGAGGGGAAATCGCGGCAAAAGCGAGACAGGAATATATTCTGCGAAAGCTCAGCGGGTGGCTCAACCAATGCTCTGCTCGCCGTTCCTACACACTTCCATGTTCATGCTCGAGCATGACCTACCAACTAGCCCGGGAGCTGACGCTCCAAAGCTCATCCTTCTGTTGTATGTTGTTGCACCTAGAAGAGTCGCCTTCGTAAAACACTATTAGTATTATtatcgttgttgttgttgtctctTTCTTGTTTACAGCTTAAAAGGCTCGTTACCAGTAAGTAGATGGCTGGAAATGGGCCACGGCAGGCCTCGAGCAGTTCTCTGGGGGAAATAATCGAGCACATTAGGCCCCCGTGATCAAGAAGCCCGCACCAACCATCACACCAAGACAGGCGGAGGGGTACCTTCTTCGGCCAATCTCCGCACATCATCCGACGGCATCTGCGTAGGGTGACATCGCGTTGACCCCAGAACTGTTCCCGAAGGTGCGCATTCCTTCCAAGAACCAAGAATGCGATTCAAACTGAAGACACAGGTGGACGAACCGGGAATCAAGAATGAGCGACAGCGTTCGAGAGAATACCTGCGGGAGGAGATCAGATCTTGATGTCCCGTACGCGGAGGAGGCGCGTCTCCTTGGCCGACGGAGACCCTAACCATGACCGCTCGAGCGTACTTGGCGTGGCGGCGAGCCCCGCGATGATCCATGAATGTGGATGCGGTTGGAGGACGGCCGGAGGAGCCCTCCACATAGCGGCCGGGAAGCTGGGAAGGTAAGGCAGCACGGCGGGGCGCGCGGCACGAAGAAGGCGGGTGACAGCGGAGATTCGAGGAAATATTTTAgccctaattttaatttttatatataaagactatttaattttttatttacaatTTCTGGTAAATTTTGTTTGATGTCTCCGTCATTTCGATCACTATAATACTCTAATAGTATTTAAAgaatattaattttaattaaaatataaaaattatcaacAAATTGTTCGACACTCAGGGGTCCTTTTATAAATAAGTTCTGAAGACCGTTATATCTAGAATTATTCATAATCATCGGGGTAATGTATGATATTCTCGAACTGAATTTGGGTGTTAGTATTATGTCCGTGAGTCTAATTTGCTTATTATCTGACTTAATTTAGGCTAAGAATATATAATCATACTCACATGTGATCATTTATGGGGTTTGGATGATGAACATACTAATCATATATCATCGTATAATGTAAAATTGTTACCCAAACAATTTGTTGCTTGTCGATCGCATATGGTTAATATGTCATCGGACGATTAGTGTGCCAATCATACGTTGTCACATATTGTTGACATGTCGCCTAAATAACCTATCACTTGTTAGTCGTGTATGATTGATATGGTTTTGATCGGTTGATGTGTTGATATTATCATGATAAGGTAAAATGTCCATCATGTCATTCGCCACACATCAATTTTAAATCTGCCAACATTAGTAGGCATATTGGCGTTTTCGTCCATACACACCTAACAAGGAGATATCATAGAACAAATATGGGTCCAAATATTTGGAAACGGTAGCACCACGACGAACACCAAAATCTTTGAAACCTAAAATCTAACATGGCTACCACCGTCAACAAACACGTGAATTTTGCGAGCattatttatgtatttattattattattaattaactaTTGTCATGTCAAAGTCGAGGTGGCCAACTCGGTGGAATCAAGCAGTGAAGACGAGACAAGTCATTATTTTATGAAGTCAATTCGATCAAGCTCGTAAAGCCAACGTTTACCACGTGTTACATTTCCCACCATCGCACTTATTCTATGCGTAATATTATAGGATAACGAAGAGTAAGGACTCGTGTTGCACGTGCTCCAATTCCACCTTTCCTTCTTGTTTCTGCCGATGCCTCGCCTACCCACCCCCGTCTTCATCTGATGCGAATAGAGTGAGATAATAATACACACATCACCATTGCAATATGTATTGTCGATCTTAATTGAAGTTGTTCGTAAAAAacagagaggaaaaaaaaattaaacgcaTCACGAATTTGTCgaactattttaattaattaagaaaaataatgataaatcgTATTATTTTTTCTAAACAATAAATACTAACATGAGGGAGAGAGAATAAGTACTAACAATAAATACTTCCATGGCACGCTCCAGGATCCGCCACCACTCGCAAGATGACTCACGCTATAAGGACAGCGGGTCCCACGTTGTTGACGAATGACAACGCCTGAATTCTGTAGGGGCTGGACATGTGATCGTGGGTATGTGATGGAAAGGGTCACGTGCCCATATTGACGGGAAGGGTATCTCGGTTCGCACGGCATCGCGAGCGGGCGGAGGCGCTCTGAGGACGACGTCACCACGCGTCCACGACCGGCTGGCGATCGTCACACGACGTCACCCTCCTACGCGTTATAAATCGCGACACGCAGATCCCTATTCGTCTACTCCTCATCTGATCCGTCGTCTCTCGCTTTTGCTCGTCTATTTCGGTCGCCGGATATTGCTATGATGCAGCAGGCCATCCCCttcggcggaggcggcggcggcgagatCAGGAGGGCGGTGGAGGAGAacccggtggtggtggtggggcggAGCGGGTGCTGCATGGTCCACGTGGTCCGGAGGCTGCTGCATGGGCAGGGCGTGAACCCCGTGGTGTGCGAGGTGGGCGAGGACGCCGACGAGGCCGCGCTCGTGGCCGGCCTGCAGGgtgccgacgacgacgacgacattgACCTTGCAGCGGCGGCGCTGCCGGCAGTGTTCGTGGGCGGGAGGCTGGTGGGGGGACTGGAGCGGCTCGTGGCGGTCCACATCGCCGGCGAGCTGGTGCCCATCCTGAAGCGAGCTGGAGCCTTGTGGCTATGATTATGACGACGACGCAAATGTAAGTGAAGGAACGAAGGATTGCCTGCGCATCTGATCGAGGAGGAAGAGACGGCGGAAGCAAAAGATCTTATGGCTGGAATATGCTCTGTACCCTTTCTTCTCTGCAGCATGAATCATGGAGAATTTGTTCTATTCTCTTTCTTCTCCCTGAGGAGTCATGGAGAACATGAAATAATATCAACCTCATAATGATCATACATACCAAAATCTTAGTTGATTGAAACAAGGCAAATGTGCAATGTTCACTAGGATAGTATCACAGCAATACATTGACCATGGATCAGCTCCACAACGCCCATGAATTCTTCAGAAATCCAAGTCAACAACACACATCCTCTTCAGCTTCACCTGATCAATAGCCTCATCCAACAACACCTGCAAATGACAGTTGAACAGTGAGACAGAACAATTCACATCTGTTTTGCCGACGATCCTGCAGTTTCGCAGCCATCTAGTCCATTTGGCACTGTGATCATCTCGGTCAGGGGAAATCCAAAGAGCCTGCAGTTTCTCTTACCACCGAGAAGAACATTGTGATCGCCCTTCGAGTCTTTCTTCCAAACATGATCCGTTTCATGCACTTCTGCTGATCCACAAAGCTTCCTGGCCAAGTCATACGAAGGCATTTGCTTTTCCATGTCGTACATATCCATGCCATGAAGTGCAGGAGGACAGGGGAGCTGTGCACTTGCTTGCTGAAACATCAGAACAGAGGATGGAGATGACACTTGAGTTGAAGATGTGCATGGAGTCCCAAGGCCACTGAACTCATGAATTGATCTAACCCAACTGCTTCCTGTGCCAAGTAGGTGATTCAAGACCCTTGTGGGCATTGGTGGATGCGTTTCTTGACCTTGGAAGACCTTCTGGAGTCGTACGTATTCTCCAAAGACCTTGAATTGTGTTACGTCAATGCCCTGATAAAGGGTTCTCAAACCCATGATTTCTTGACCTTGCAAGACCCCGAGGAACCTGCAAGGTTCCTCCAAGTCGGGATATCCAACCCCATCTGCGTTCTAGGATAGTGAGTTTTATGACTGAAAGAAGTATGATTCTAATTCCACTGTAAACTTACTTGGAATTGGATGATCCAGATGGTCTGGAGGATGAGAAATTTTGGATTTCTTTGGAGCAGTTGGTGGTGGAACATCAGAAACCGAAGCCGAACCTGTTGGCTCAATATCCCAAGGAGATACCCTGTTAGCACCAGCCATATCTACCTCACCATCCCATCTCACCTGCCACATTAAGATCAATAGTTTGGAATAGAAATCGCAGTGGAACAATAATTGATATTTTGAAGCAGTAACACTAAAATAATAAGACAGTACTTACCGAAAGACATTTCCATTTTGAACCAGGCCATCTAAGAGGGTCCAGCTCACCAATCCCAGTTATCAATCCTGTGTACCTGTTAATACATTCCAAAAACTGTTATTTTGAGGATCTGTCAAAAGCCAAAATTTTTCATAGATAAGTTGATTCTGACCTTTTCTCTGCTGCATCTTCGCTGTCAATTTGCATTTTAAATCTTGTTCCAGTAGAAAATGAATGACTAAAACTCTTTGTGAACTTCCAGTAAGGAATGATGAACCCTGAGCGACTTGCCCTACAAGAATCAAAGCTTGAAACTTAGTACAGCTTCAATTGGATGCAGCACAAGAGTCTTTTTGACATTTTAGCCAATGATTTTTAATAAAGTTAGTATCAGCAGTCGAAGATGAGTGATATGTTGACAAGAATGCCATAATTTTTCAGCACCAAAAGCACAGTTGACAAGAGAACATGTTCATGATACCAAATTTTTAAGCAAGGCGATGACCAGtataatcttcaaactcttcaCCAACCGAAAATTTTATCAACCAATCTACCAAGCCTATGTAACTATTAATAGCCAAGGAACTGTATACACTAATAATTGACGGTGCCTACCTATTGAGACAATAAATTCAGTTATCACCTTCTGAGAATAACTTGACAAAAAATTAAGTAAATAAGAAAGCCTCTTTGCCCGCAGCAAAAGCTACTGCTTAGCAAATTCGGTCTCAGGTAACAATCCTTTCAGGATACAGGCATGCCTGTTGCTAGTAACCAAAATTAGAACTTGGACACAAATTATTATGTCAAGATCAGCATAGAGTTATCTAAGGCCAAATTGTTGAGTCTTTTAAGCAAAACGTGACATTATAAACCTCTGGTTTATTTGTGTTTACCCACACTTATATACTCAATACAAAGGAGGAAACTCATCCCCTTCATCATCTTACTTGATAAAAACCATCTTATTTGCACACTACATCTTTTCACTGTGCCAACGAAATCCCAATGAATGCCAAAAGGCATAAACCATCTTATTTGTACACTTCTTTTCTTTTGGGAATCTTGTGACCCATCATATACTCAATCCTTGTCCTGTACTCCTTAATATAAAACACAagacacatgaatagaaatttttgGCTTAAGAAAATTTCTGCACGGCATCTATCGTTATCAACTATAAGTTCTATGAGCAATATGAAGTTATAACACAAGTATCTGAAATGTCCTTTTCTAACATTCCCTTGCAAATTTCTCCAGGCACCAGAACACTTAAAAATGCTTCAAAACATATGACATCAGACATAGCAGCAGACAAGGAAACCATGGCCAGTACAAAATTTAAACTAAAGCATTTTTCATATCAGACTAACAAAGATGTTGCAATTATCATCATTGTTCCATGCTAAATCAAGGTCACATGTTAATGCAAAAGTTGTACATGCTGCAACTTAACCTCATGCTAGATGGCAGTGCACAATGCATGTCATCAGCACATACATATTCAAACATGGATATGCAAGAGAAGAATAAAtcaggaaagaaaaaagaagaaaagaataaaatatttaagtAAAAGACCAATTGCTTGATTCTGAATTTAGTTTGGTATCAGAAAAACAGTAAAATTTATCCTAACTCGACAAAGTTAGTCCAATTTTTTAGTCCGTTTGCTAACTTAGATAAATTTTCTAAGTTAGCAAAAGGAGATGAGAAAAGGGTCACTCTAGTCCACCATTATGTGGAATTTTTTGACTAGATCGTCTAAGATAAACTCCTTTGAGGATTATTTACTTATTTGACCCTTCATGTCTCTATCACAATTTGTGTCAAACCTCAACCACAAACCAAACCTCCTTGTGAGCTTCAGAACCATGTGAGGGTTTCTTAATGTTGTTGAGCCATGCGGACACTATCCCAATCAAGAAAGAAGGATAATATGTGCTGA comes from the Musa acuminata AAA Group cultivar baxijiao chromosome BXJ1-10, Cavendish_Baxijiao_AAA, whole genome shotgun sequence genome and includes:
- the LOC103969264 gene encoding auxin response factor 2 isoform X1 gives rise to the protein MGKGSVNAALLPPLEIMGIDLNTIEEEAEEAEGKMAAAEGRGGESVCLELWHACAGPQIWLPRKTSLVVYFPQGHIEQLGGAGGDGDWLGPSDVPPHVLCRVVDVKLQAAADTDEVYAQLSLVADCKELEQHLRDDETVESRRVEEADGFSKSHTTHMFCKTLTASDTSTHGGFSVPRRAAEDCFPPLDYNQLRPLQELVAKDLHGTEWRFRHIYRGQPRRHLLTTGWSAFINKKKLVSGDAVLFLRANDGELRLGIRRADQLKRSIHSAAFSSQKNLGKLTDVANAVSARTVFCINYDPRASRSGFIIPYWKFTKSFSHSFSTGTRFKMQIDSEDAAEKRYTGLITGIGELDPLRWPGSKWKCLSVRWDGEVDMAGANRVSPWDIEPTGSASVSDVPPPTAPKKSKISHPPDHLDHPIPNGVGYPDLEEPCRFLGVLQGQEIMGLRTLYQGIDVTQFKVFGEYVRLQKVFQGQETHPPMPTRVLNHLLGTGSSWVRSIHEFSGLGTPCTSSTQVSSPSSVLMFQQASAQLPCPPALHGMDMYDMEKQMPSYDLARKLCGSAEVHETDHVWKKDSKGDHNVLLGGKRNCRLFGFPLTEMITVPNGLDGCETAGSSAKQM
- the LOC135596219 gene encoding monothiol glutaredoxin-S3-like, translated to MMQQAIPFGGGGGGEIRRAVEENPVVVVGRSGCCMVHVVRRLLHGQGVNPVVCEVGEDADEAALVAGLQGADDDDDIDLAAAALPAVFVGGRLVGGLERLVAVHIAGELVPILKRAGALWL